Sequence from the bacterium genome:
GTGATTAAAGATTTTCACTATGAGCCCCTGTATCGCAAAATCGTTCCTGTTGTTTTTTATATTTCACCGTATTGGAGCGGCCGGTTTGTTATCAAAATCGATTCGCATAACATGCCCGAAACTATTGATGGTTTACAAACAGTGTGGAAACGATTTGCGGCGAATCAACCGTTCGACTATGAGTTTCTCGATCAACGCATTCAAGGTCTTTACATCACGCAGGAACGGTTTGGAAAATTGATCAGCTATTTTGCGGGTTTGGCTATCGTTATCGCCTGCCTGGGATTATTCGGCCTGGCTTCGTTTTCGGCCGAACAACGTACAAAAGAAATCGGCATCCGCAAAGTGATGGGAGCATCGGTTTCAACCGTTGTGTTTCTGCTTTCCAAAGATTTTTTAAAATTAGTTTTGCTTGCGATTGTTCTCGCTACGCCACTGGCTTATTGGGCGATGGATAGATGGCTGACGGAGTTTGCTTATAAAATTGAACCCGGCATACTGATTTTTGTTCTGGCAGGTTTTCTGGCGATGCTGATCGCATTCCTAACAGTTAGTTATCAGGCGCTTAAAGCTGCATCAGCTAATCCTGTTGAAGCATTAAAATATGAATAACCGTTACGTCTGTTGTTTGTTTAAAAAAGAGGACACGGATGCTCCAAAATTATATTAAAATCGCTTTTCGCAATTTATGGCGAAATAAATTGTACGTCGTAATAAACCTGTTCGGTTTAAGCGTTGCAATTGCCTGCGCCATTGTAGCGTATCTTAATTATGATTACAGCTACAGCTACGATTCTTTTCATGAAAATGCCGGCAGCATTTACCGTGTAATCGGTATGCGTACTATCAATCAACAGGAGGTGCGTCAGGGAATTGCGCCTCTTCCTTTGGGACCGATTCTTAAAGATGAGTTCTCTTCCATCGAAAATGCAGTCAGGTTTGAAAGCGACCGGTCGATTGTAAGGTACCGTGATCAAGTGTTTAATGAGAATATTTTATATTGCGATCCGGCATTTTTTAACATGTTTACCTTTCCGCTCAAAGAGGGTTCGGTTGATTTGAATAATAAAAGCGGTATGGTGATTTCCGAAGAGTATGCACTGAAGTATTTTAATGATGAAAGCCCGGTCGGTAAAATTTTGACAGTGACGTACTCTAATGGAGAAAAAAGGGAATTGGCGATTTCCGGTGTGACACGGAAATTTCAAAAAAATTCAAGTATTCAATTCGATTTCATTGCCCCTTATTCAATTCTTGCCGATGTCGGTTTGGCGGAGTTTGACAACTGGTCTCATTGGACGGGAAGTTTGTTTATACAAGTGCGTGAACCGGGATCGGTGCAGGCTATCCAGGAGCACCTTCAGCGCTATGTCGCCGTACAAAAC
This genomic interval carries:
- a CDS encoding ABC transporter permease translates to MLQNYIKIAFRNLWRNKLYVVINLFGLSVAIACAIVAYLNYDYSYSYDSFHENAGSIYRVIGMRTINQQEVRQGIAPLPLGPILKDEFSSIENAVRFESDRSIVRYRDQVFNENILYCDPAFFNMFTFPLKEGSVDLNNKSGMVISEEYALKYFNDESPVGKILTVTYSNGEKRELAISGVTRKFQKNSSIQFDFIAPYSILADVGLAEFDNWSHWTGSLFIQVREPGSVQAIQEHLQRYVAVQNSANLKLPLSGFLIEPLREVALNARGTRSNMLVSATPPSAIIGSIVTAILMLLMACFNF